The Homalodisca vitripennis isolate AUS2020 chromosome 7, UT_GWSS_2.1, whole genome shotgun sequence DNA segment ACGTAAAAGAGAAGATAGATCTCAATACTCAAAAGGTCTTATTTTGTATCCTTGTCATCCTTACAagttcattttaaattgaatatgatGTCACAAACTCTTTCTTAAAAGAACCTTCCAAGAGGTGAAAAAGTTTAATATCAAGATAAttggttatataaatatttttgtattatttctcatGTGAAAGCTACATTTTGCGtgtaaaaaagtatgaaaaactagaatttttaaaatgtatactttctCAGAACAACAGTACTTTGAGGATTAAGAAGAAAATCTTAGatctgaaattaatttaaaatgtacaataaatttgaGGTCTCGATGAgccaaacaaattaattttaaatgttaagtgACCTTAATACAATAAACTAAAGTATCATTTTCAGTTTCTGAATATTGTATACAGTCACGAGAGCTATAGTTTTAAACGAAGCCATTAagaaacatacagttttacacaAGTATTATTTGTATCCTTGAGAGCCgttttccataaaaatttagGGCTGAACTAATTCTAACACCATATCGGATAGTAATACAAATCAGATCTGTGCTTTTAGTTAGTCCAATATCCTATAATATATTGAGATAAtgttgtttaagtttatttttcaacattaaatattatcaactgagaaatttttttataacagaattGGTAACTTAGCATAAATTAGTATTTCTAAAGAATAATGTATCATTAATTTAACATCATGactgataaattattaaaataaaataaaatttattataaaaggtaGATCTACGTGGATTCCTTTTTTATCTGTGCAAGTAGAAGCATTTCTTAtgcacttattttaattttttattaggaaATAGCTTTTTACTACCCTGAATCACCCGAAATGCATGAATGAGGcagattgaaattaaaacagtaaattaacATTCGTTTATATAATTAATGCTATAATTGACTATATGCTTCGTTATGTTTGTAATACAATACCAATAATTACATCAATTCAAAAAGCACATTTTAAGTGTATTTACCAAATATATCATCAACTATGTGgtaaatgaaattatttgttgTGGAAAATCTTTTCCTACTTAGTAGCTTTAATAAGTATACGTTGGGTGCAATGATATGATCAGGACTTACAATACATAGTAATATTCGAAAATAAGATTGCAAGTCTTCTATTATCCAAAGTTATTTCAATAAACGGAGACacttatatttacaagaaaaccCTAGTAGTAATCTCAAGTACATTTCAAGAAATTCTGACATTTTCCTAAGATGAAAACATTTATCAGTATCGTTACGTATGTGAAACGAGCTTTGTTTATTGGCTGGGATGATGAAAGGGGACTCAAAAACTTCGGATCGTCAAACAGTTGGAGTGGAGAACGAGTTATGTGAAGTTAAGCTTCAGCATCCGCTAAGCTCTGACGTGATTAGCACTAACTTGAACTTGGGAAACTTGTATGGCCGCTCCAGCGTTATTGCTTATCCAAAAATGTCGCATGAAAAGGAAAATGAACGTGCATTATAATGTTCACTGATTTAATTAGTATATATGCGGTAATGATCAATGAGTTCATTATTGAGGAACTCCCATAAGGAAATTGGAGAATGTAAAATATGTACCTgataagtaaacaaaacataaaataatttatttaatattttacatgtcatTAGCATTGGTTGTATTAAGAGAAAAATTCACTTTCATTTCATTGCAACTTAATGTTTACTACTAATTCTACAACACAGAAAACGCTATTCCACAACGAATATTTTCATTTACCTCATAGTTAACGTACATATGCATTCCCTCAGGGGTAGTCAAACCTTTCTGCTACACGGGAGGCTTTCCTCTCTGGAGAGGAAGCTGGCGACTCCGGGGTTACCTGAGCAGACTGTGAGCGTCTTCGTGCTCACAGTCTTTCCTCTTTCCAGGCAATCCTTGCCTAACCCTTATTTTTTCGACCCCTCTTGGATgtcttttctttcttcttctttctgACCGGCGCACATTGGGAGGCCAGGGAGTGGCTGAGCCCGTAGCACTGTTGTGTTGCAGGGGCTGCGTGTGACTCGACCACCGATAGGTTAATCCCCAGTGTGCGTCAGGGGCCAGTCCCTTCGGGCCGTGGTCGGGGAGTGCGGCATGAGTgcagaggtcggactctgcaCTGCCACGGGCGACCCCCAGCACGTCTGGTTTCCGGTGCTGGGAAAACGGAGGCCAGGCCtcagggaactggggtagggaCATTGTTCCCGAGGGTATACCCGCTCCTGGCTATTCCGGGCCGTCCCTTGACGCACGATGCGCTGCTTCTGAACACCCATGGACTCttcatcacaaaaaaaaaaaacacaactgaaCTCTAAAGCGGAAAGGAGCTTCAACCTTTCACTCGAAGCTCCAAGATAGCTAGGACGCCACCTAAGGCAGTAGTTCCATTAGCGGAAGCCTCGGCAACGAAAGTGAGTGGCAAGGCCGAAGCAACGCCGAAGATGCCTGGAACGGCAATGAAGACATCACCCCCTCCGGTATGTTTTCGCATCCCCGAAATGCAGGGAGAAGGTGCAGTTAAAACTACTGGGGTACCCAAGGACCCAGATCCCAAAACCCCCCAAATGGTTGAGAAAAATAACACCTTAAGTACTCTTTCTACAACTTTCGAGCTAGGCCTGTTGCAGCAGCAACAAGCTGATGCCGAGAAGGAGGAGAAAAAGCACCTTTTAGAGATTGAAGTTTTTATTAAGAAGATGGAGACGGCTGTTAGGCAGCAGCCTAACGTTAACCGTACCATCAAAGATGGCCTGCCAAAGATTAAGGATTTGTTGGCCACAATAATGCAATGCCGAAAGATCAGGCACAAGGCAAGAGCCCAAGAGTATACCTTAGTTTCTCCAAAGGCTGGTAATGCTAACAAAAAGCGGAAGGTAGGAACCTCATTACCTTCTAGCCCCGATGCGACACCTGTGGTGATAGCGACGGCAACGCAGACTTCCCCTGTGGTGTCCAAAAATTCCACCGAATACAGGATAAGCCCCCCTGAGCAACACCGTACACTGATAGCCCTCGTACTACTTACGAGGAGGGTAATGTCCAACAGTCACCTGAGAGGCAGTGGGAGAAAAAGTTGACGAGAAGGGAGAAGAGGCAGAAGAAGCGGGCGGAGGTCGCTACAAAGAAATTAGGTGACGGGAAGACACCAAAAGTGACTAAGTCTACTCCGGCCAGGGCAGCGTCAAGGAATCCCGCGGCGCTAAAGCCCAAACCGAGTAAGCCTAGGTTGGAAGCAATATTGATCAAGCCCTCCGGGGGGCGATCGTTTGCTGAAGTCTTGGGGAAACTCCGGGCGAAAGCCAAGCCGGAGTCAAAGACTGTCATTAAGGCAATTCGACGGACCCAAAACGGGGATGTATTGCTCGAGCTGGGGAAGTCGAAAGATAAAGCCGCTTTTGCTGAGAGCTTAAAAAAAGCACTCGGAGACAAGGGGTCCGTGCGGTCACTTGACCCAAAGCTATCGATTGAAATTCGTGACCTTGACGGACTCACCAATGAAAGCGAGGTAACAGAGGCTATAAAGCGGGCTATTCCCGAATTAAAAGAATCTACCTTAAAAGTATGGCTCACAAAGCCGAACCGTAGCCAGCAGCGAATGGCGGTCGCCGAATTAGGCGAGAGACACGCCAATAAACTGCTGGCTCTCCAACATCTGCGAGTTGGCTGGGTGAGTGGCCGGGTTAAACGAAAGGTTGTCGTCCCACGGTGCTTCCGCTGCCTTGGATTCGGCCACTCCTCTCGAGGCTGTAAGGGGCCTGATCACACCAATCACTGTTTTCAGTGTGGTCAGACCGAACATAAGAGGCAGGATTGTAACCAGAACTCCTGTTTCATTTGTTACAACAGAAGCTGGCAGTAATGGTAACACCCTGGAGCACATACCGGGCTCAGGACGGTGCGGTGTGTTTAAGGCCGCACTTGAACGGGCAAAGGGGAAAGCTCAGTAATTCGGCTCCTCCAGTGCAATCTAGAGAGATCCAGGACAGCTGATAGTCTGCTTGACCAGCTGGCCCAAGAACATGGTGCCGACGCGCTCTTAGTGAGTGAGCAGTATCGAGTTAGGGACCCTTCGGTGTGGTTTCCCGACACACTCCATACTGCTGTTTCTGGGTGCGGAATCCACAAGAAGTTTTGATGCGGAGCCATGGACAAGGCCGAGGATTCGTCTGGGCAAGGTGTAGGGACGTTACAATTTTTAGTTGCTACCTCACCCCCAACGAGGCCATCCAGGACTTCCGCGATAAGATCGACTGCCTGGAAGAGAGCGTGATTGGCACCAGTGGACATGTCATCGTTGGCGGGGACTTCAACGCAAGGGCTGTCGAGTGGGGAATGTCTCTCGCCAATTCCCGGGGGAAGTACATCCTGGACTTTGCTGCCAGGGCTAGACTCGTTGTTATCAACGAGGGCAATACGCCTACTTTCCAGCGCCCCGGGCAAAGAGGCACGATCCCCGACATAACCCTTGCGTCTGAGTCACTCTTTCCACGGATCTCACACTGGATGGTGCTTGATGATTACACTGCCAGTGACCATCAGTATATCTTGTTCGGACGGCCTGCGAAGAACCTCTGCACCTCGAGAAGTAACCGCTCCAGTTGAATACTAAGAAGCTGGACGCGGGAAAGTTCACCGATGTCATCTTACGGGCAACAACGCGGGATCCTGCGGTGCACGGTGGGGCTTGCACCGAGACATTGGTTTCGTCAGTGATGGAACTAATAACCTCGACCTGCGATAAGTCCATGCCGCGCAGGAGAATAAGGTGCAACAAACAACCCGTTTATTGGTAGACAGACGAGATTGCGGACCTCCGCAGAGCCTGTTTAAGAACCAGAAGAGTTGCCATGAGAGCTAGAAATCCCGCAGACCAAGGTCGTAAGACGGAGGCCTATAAGGCTGTAAGAAAAGACTCTCCGCGGGCTATCAACCGGAGCAAGCATGACTGCTGGTGGAAACTCAGGGAGGATGTCGATTCCGATTCATGGGGTCTGGGGTACAAGATTGTAACCCGAAAGATTGGCGCACGATCACCTCCATCCGTCATGGACGGCGCCACCATGGAGAAGGTCGTCCAGTCCCTGTTTCCAACCCATTCGCCGAGGCAAGACGTCATATTCGAAACGGTGGAG contains these protein-coding regions:
- the LOC124366717 gene encoding uncharacterized protein LOC124366717, with the translated sequence MPGTAMKTSPPPVCFRIPEMQGEGAVKTTGVPKDPDPKTPQMVEKNNTLSTLSTTFELGLLQQQQADAEKEEKKHLLEIEVFIKKMETAVRQQPNVNRTIKDGLPKIKDLLATIMQCRKIRHKARAQEYTLVSPKAGNANKKRKSPERQWEKKLTRREKRQKKRAEVATKKLGDGKTPKVTKSTPARAASRNPAALKPKPSKPRLEAILIKPSGGRSFAEVLGKLRAKAKPESKTVIKAIRRTQNGDVLLELGKSKDKAAFAESLKKALGDKGSVRSLDPKLSIEIRDLDGLTNESEVTEAIKRAIPELKESTLKVWLTKPNRSQQRMAVAELGERHANKLLALQHLRVGWVSGRVKRKVVVPRCFRCLGFGHSSRGCKGPDHTNHCFQCGQTEHKRQDCNQNSCFICYNRSWQ